The region tagtccctgtacatcaaatcaatgagcaaattggtcctttctattaaaaatttcatccagtTATGCTGTTAAAAACAGGTGTGGCTGACGCAATAACCAGACAGTGCCACGTGGCATGCCACGTATACCTCATGTGATGTATAGGGACcattttttaatagtagaaatggatggaatttttaaccaAAGGGCCAATTTCCTCCTTGATCTAACATACAAgcactaatttgctcattttttgagtacagggggcaaaatgcaattcgACTCCTAGTACAggagcctccatgatacttttacccagTTTGAGACAGTCAACTGCTCACTAGGGAAAAGAAACACCACGGCAAGAAAACATAGTCTGTATCCAAATGAACTTTATTGAAACTTATATAGATGGTATGGTTGACATGAAAGGATAGTCTACCTTTTCTTTTGCCCAGCCAAATGCAAAGTTATATATCTCACGGAATTTTTCTGCAGTCACAATAAGCAAAGACGAAAACAATTTTGAATCATCACACAAATATGTTTGGATTATGAACTTCAACACGTTAATAAACCTAAACAATTTGAATAAAGCTACTTGTCTGGATATATCTACATAAAAGACATTTCTTCTGCCAAATGCAACATGCATGACATGGTAAAATAATTTCTAGTAGGATACTGAAGATTAGACTCTATAGAGAACTGAACATACGTTCATCTTTCAGCTCAGAACGCATAAATGGTATCCTCTCACGAAACTTCTCCAAAGAATCTATACTGccatgaaaatatataaatttcagttAGAATGACATTACAGTATGTCAATATAGAATCTAATTTCATTTCAAGTTAGAAAATTATAATAAGAAAAAGGGTATAAATGCCTACCCTAGTGCCTGCAACCCAGTGAAAAATTCCTCCTTGGAATATTCACACATGGTGGAGGCCTTCATGTGCCATGAAACAACTAACTGCAATTTACTGCCAATATTAGCACAAACATCCAAAAATATTGAACCGGATAGGAACAACTTCTAAAATCCATTGACATCATCATGAGAAACCTCTATGGAAGATTCTAACTGTCTATGATAATGACCAAAGTTCCTTTAATAGTTTAACATGGCATTATCATTTTCTTCAGTCATCATCACATGAATTAGAGCTTTGAACAACTATGCTAGCCAGCATTGATGAATGAAAATTTCAGAACCACACTAGCCAACTCATTAGCTTTACATCCAACCCTCTAAATAGCAGACTGTTTTACATCCAACCAGTTACTTAAAACATAAATTAGAAAAAACACTGCATCACCATTTGCAAAGACTATTATTATTTCGGGATGTAAAACTTGAAACTAATAGCATTCATGGAGAGAACAAGGAAGTCAACACACATGCAATGCAAGAAAAGGGTTATAAAAGCAGTCAACATTGTCAGTAGGAGTCTGAAACTTTTTGTTGATACTTTGGAGCCTTGAGCAAACTGTAAGCTAAAGAGGATAACAAACAAGCAGGAAAAAAAGTATAAGCCTTTTATAAAAGAAATTGTACTTCAGGGTGTCTGACATACCATAACGATATCTTGGGGATCCACCTGTCAGAAGAAGGTTCCCACGAGTTATTCATATTTTCAAATGCAAATGATTTTATGTATCTATGAAATAATAGAAAAGTAAAGCAAATGGATCACAAGATATCAGACAACAAATCTCGAAGGATATAGAAAGCTACCTGCAGGTCGTTGCATAGAAGAGTAATACCATCAACCAGTATCATATCTGTGTAAGGATCTGCATAAAATACGggggtaagtttttttttcttgaaaggtGTCGATCAATGAAAAGTAAGCAGCAGAAATGAATTTCAGAATTTCATCAAAATGAAAATAAGACTACCAATATCTCAAAGAATAGAAAAAATAAGTTCAGTGGTATTCTCCGTTATGTTCTATCACCAAAGCAAACCACAAATTATTAAGGCAAACTACAAAATATGAAGAGAGAGGAAAAAACGAAAGAAAAGCTTGCCTTTATATCTTTTATAAAGTTCTTCCAAATGTGTAGTATTGGTATAACTTTTAATATGAGACTGCTGGCCATAGAAAAAATCAAAAGCTCCTTCAAGATGCCAATCACCCGCCTTCAAAGCTTGAAGAGCAAGTTTTTCACTGCAATTAAATAACCAAATGAATAAATACATGAACAAAAGAACTGAAAAGAAAGCCACCCACCAATACATTCAATCTACAAATTTCAAAACCACAATCTTAATGGTAACTAGGAAAAAATGACATCGTTATACATGGGAAGATACATGATTAGTCTTACAAACTGTTTTTTTATCACCGAACCAGATTCAATCATTTGTTCCTTCATTTTCGACTTCGCTTATAAAACCCTTTTCCAGGCTATTTTCAGACTACCTCTA is a window of Gossypium hirsutum isolate 1008001.06 chromosome D08, Gossypium_hirsutum_v2.1, whole genome shotgun sequence DNA encoding:
- the LOC107928388 gene encoding DCN1-like protein 2, whose translation is MHKLGRGHRDKVQQFMTITGASEKLALQALKAGDWHLEGAFDFFYGQQSHIKSYTNTTHLEELYKRYKDPYTDMILVDGITLLCNDLQVDPQDIVMLVVSWHMKASTMCEYSKEEFFTGLQALGIDSLEKFRERIPFMRSELKDEQKFREIYNFAFGWAKEKGQKSLALDTAIGMWQLLFAEKQWPLVDHWCQFLQARHNKAISRDTWSQLLEFARTVDPALLNYDAEGAWPYLIDEFVEYLNENGIIQNGQFK